From Gouania willdenowi chromosome 18, fGouWil2.1, whole genome shotgun sequence, one genomic window encodes:
- the haus6 gene encoding HAUS augmin-like complex subunit 6 translates to MATPNMLQKKNGQYLWFSLLALGFRPDTAASPLTSKASSASKRVNLGVSMFDKPNKEAFYMVSRFLLRKLNQTRFQEAYRHCCPILNHKDDAEFRKITCAWLKEIMNETANAGSKVVASLFISPGGPKFITLMLDLAQHVMLQEMKTFTTDNSWVPEAAAMPTSSSDMAVKRYNLVRSRFLKGAVDQDRFLQEYQRRAQLHVKTMKELRAEGAKYDDLLRRHSCDSTEGEEATAQKVQKVRTLWSTINGMMSEIKEGQKAVDCVLKGDVDQYVLDGTDRVLKIPSCLLERIEQLPHQLRSGNVYEGGQLNLLCVMELMNHALQILKERRSQASDSSLSAQTLQDKCHQMGRMLQDLHLIRQKISKEEIPQRKSAIKQMEKDWDRKWQDTLKDMALVSFLNEDPALGFLSPMAPLSFEPAGEACYRNGVFSQYPAKLLEDKLPEGQTQEDAAPDDFHLRSSQPAAAERPESPRAVCTEAPQSNASLDWLFNTSPSPPPKTPSLAAAPQASSKETHHSLKKALPTTTPTGILEMEYENLAEQFADAVITTTPSESQEKGLHLEDLLVTLQKDPFSTRKQLPRTPESLILDVKTSWRKAILEDEAKKKQSFVCSDSLTELLGASHAASPPISQQGVLHKTFLSWDTFNTETLHSVSGTGSSAIHYSLDQETLPEIPSCDSLLSLSDEDDDDDLLISPPSPTCKTRQACGGGLALKNVRTPECLETSSDLLSKLHTPAETTDKVFSLDLEELEKASPVKKEEYSLPTLITFSPIDDMKC, encoded by the exons ATGGCGACTCCCAACATGTTACAGAAGAAAAATGGACAGTATCTGTGGTTTTCTCTGCTCGCCCTGGGATTTCGACCGGACACAGCAGCCTCGCCTCTGACCAGCAAAGCCAGCAGTGCTTCGAAACGCGTCAATCTGGGAGT GTCAATGTTTGATAAACCAAACAAGGAAGCCTTTTATATGGTAAGCCGTTTTCTGCTGAGGAAACTCAATCAGACCCGATTCCAAGAAGCTTACAG ACACTGCTGCCCAATTTTAAACCACAAAGATGATGCTGAATTCAGGAAAATCACCTGCGCATGGCTGAAAGAAATTATG AATGAAACGGCAAACGCAGGATCAAAAGTAGTGGCGTCATTGTTCATCTCTCCTGGAGGACCCAAGTTTATCACCTTAATGCTTGATTTGGCCCAACATGTCATGTTACAAGAAATGAAGACCTTTACCACAG ATAACAGTTGGGTTCCAGAGGCTGCTGCCATGCCCACCTCCAGCTCGGATATGGCAGTGAAAAGATACAATCTGGTCCGGAGTCGCTTTTTGAAAGGTGCAGTGGATCAGGATCGTTTTCTCCAAGAGTATCAGAGACGAGCCCA GCTTCATGTAAAGACTATGAAAGAGCTGAGAGCAGAAGGGGCCAAATATGATGACCTGCTTAG GAGACACAGCTGTGATTCTACTGAAGGAGAGGAAGCAACAGCGCAGAAGGTCCAAAAG GTTCGTACTTTATGGTCAACTATCAATGGAATGATGTCAGAGATCAAAGAGGGCCAGAAAGCAGTGGACTGCGTTTTGAAGGGCGATGTTGATCAATATGTCCTTGATGGGACGGATCGGGTTCTTAAAATTCCCTCCTGCCTGTTGGAAAGAATCGAACAGCTCCCACATCAG TTGAGGTCGGGGAACGTGTACGAGGGGGGCCAGCTGAACCTCCTGTGTGTGATGGAGCTGATGAACCACGCGCTGCAGATATTAAAGGAGAGGCGTTCTCAGGCCTCAGACTCCTCGCTCAGTGCTCAAACGTTGCAGGACAAGTGTCATCAGATGGGCCGGATGCTTCAGGACCTCCACCTCATCAG GCAGAAGATTTCCAAGGAGGAGATTCCTCAAAGAAAGAGTGCGATTAAACAGATGGAGAAGGACTGGGACAGGAAGTGGCAGGACACCCTGAAAGACATGGCTCTGGTCTCCTTCCTGAATGAAGACCCT GCTCTTGGTTTCCTCTCCCCAATGGCTCCATTGTCCTTTGAACCTGCGGGAGAAGCTTGTTACAGAAATGGCGTGTTCTCCCAGTATCCCGCTAAGCTTCTCG AGGACAAACTTCCAGAAGGCCAAACACAGGAAGATGCTGCTCCTGATGACTTTCACCTCAGGAG TTCACAGCCCGCAGCAGCTGAAAGGCCAGAAAGCCCCCGTGCTGTGTGCACAGAAGCCCCCCAATCAAACGCATCTCTGGACTGGCTGTTCAATACATCTCCATCACCTCCTCCAAAGACTCCGTCACTGGCAGCAGCTCCTCAG GCCTCTTCTAAAGAGACGCACCACAGTTTAAAGAAGGCACTTCCTACGACGACTCCAACCGGGATATTGGAGATGGAATATGAAAATCTGGCTGAACAG TTTGCAGACGCTGTTATTACAACCACTCCTTCAGAAAGTCAAGAGAAGGGTTTGCACCTTGAAGATCTTCTTGTAACTCTTCAGAAAGACCCTTTCTCTACGCGGAAACAGCTGCCTCGTACACCTGAAAGCTTAA TTCTAGATGTTAAAACATCATGGCGAAAGGCGATTCTGGAAGATGAAGCAAAGAAGAAGCAGTCGTTTGTATGTAGTGACAGTTTAACAGAACTCCTTGGTGCCTCCCATGCTGCTAGTCCTCCTATCAGCCAGCAGGGCGTCCTCCATAAGACCTTTCTTTCATGGGACACCTTCAACACAGAGACCCTGCACAGTGTGAGCGGCACGGGCAGCAGCGCAATCCACTACAGCCTCGATCAGGAAACGCTGCCTGAAATTCCCAGCTGTGACAGCCTTCTGAGCCTCAGCGACGAGGATGACGACGACGACCTGCTAATCTCACCACCATCACCCACGTGTAAGACACGGCAAGCGTGCGGTGGCGGTCTGGCGCTAAAAAACGTAAGGACCCCAGAGTGTCTTGAGACTAGTTCAGACTTGCTGTCCAAGCTCCACACACCGGCAGAAACCACAGACAAAGTGTTTTCACTGGATTTAGAGGAACTAGAAAAGGCCTCGCCTGTGAAGAAGGAGGAGTACAGCCTCCCCACGCTCATCACTTTCTCCCCAATAGATGACATGAAGTGTTAA